The Catharus ustulatus isolate bCatUst1 chromosome 16, bCatUst1.pri.v2, whole genome shotgun sequence genome window below encodes:
- the DRG2 gene encoding developmentally-regulated GTP-binding protein 2, with protein MGILEKISEIEKEIARTQKNKATEYHLGLLKAKLAKYRAQLLEPSKSPAAKGEGFDVMKSGDARVALIGFPSVGKSTFLSLMTSTASEAASYEFTTLTCIPGVIEYKGANIQLLDLPGIIEGAAQGKGRGRQVIAVARTADVVIMMLDATKGEVQRALLEKELESVGIRLNKSKPNIYFKPKKGGGISFNSTVTLTQCSEKLVQLILHEYKIFNAEVLFREDCSPDEFIDVIVGNRVYMPCLYVYNKIDQISMEEVDRLARRPHSVVISCGMKLNLDYLLEKLWEYLALTCIYTKKRGQRPDFTDAIILRKGASVEHVCHRIHRSLASQFKYALVWGTSTKYSPQRVGLTHMMEHEDVIQIVKK; from the exons ATGGGCATCCTGGAGAAGATCTCGGAGATCGAGAAAGAGATCGCCCGCACGCAGAAGAACAAAG CCACTGAGTACCACCTGGGTCTGCTGAAGGCAAAGCTTGCAAAAtacagagctcagctgctggaaCCCTCCAAATCCCCGGCGGCAAAGGGCGAGGGCTTCGATGTGATGAAATCAGGAGATGCCCGGGTGGCACTGATCGGTTTTCCTTCTGTGGGGAAG TCCACGTTTCTGAGTTTAATGACCTCGACTGCCAGCGAAGCTGCGTCGTACGAGTTCACCACGCTGACCTGCATCCCAGGAGTCATAGAA tacAAAGGAGCCAACATTCAGCTGCTGGATCTGCCTGGAATCATCGAAGGAGCAGCTCAAG ggaagggcagaggcCGGCAGGTGATTGCTGTGGCCAGGACAGCAGATGTTGTGATCATGATGCTGGATGCCACCAAGGGTGAGGTGCAGAG ggccttGCTGGAGAAAGAACTGGAATCTGTAGGAATCCGGCTgaacaaaagcaaaccaaataTCTACTTCAAG CCCAAGAAAGGTGGAGGCATCTCCTTCAACTCCACTGTTACATTAACTCAGTGCTCTGAGAAGCTGGTTCAGCTCATCCTTCATGAATACA AAATCTTCAATGCTGAGGTGCTGTTCAGAGAGGATTGTTCCCCTGATGAGTTCATTGATGTGATTGTAGGAAACAGGGTCTACATGCCGTGCCTCTAT GTTTATAACAAGATTGACCAGATATCCATGGAGGAGGTGGATCGTCTTGCTAGGAGGCCTCACAGTGTTGTCATCAG TTGTGGCATGAAGCTGAACCTGGACTACTTGCTGGAAAAGCTCTGGGAATACCTGGCACTCACCTGCATCTACACCAAGAAACGGGGAC AGAGACCAGACTTTACAGATGCCATTATTCTACGGAAAGGGGCCTCTGTGGAACATGTG TGCCATCGGATTCACAGATCATTAGCCAGCCAGTTCAAATATGCCTTGGTGTGG GGGACAAGCACAAAGTACAGCCCTCAAAGAGTGGGCTTAACCCATATGATGGAGCATGAAGATGTCATTCAGATCGTGAAGAAGTAA
- the GID4 gene encoding glucose-induced degradation protein 4 homolog, with the protein MPVRSERRRAGGAGSSSSSPATGAAASSLVPPPPINTAQPGVATSLLYSGAKFRGQQRSKGNAYEVEVVMQHVDMENSYLCGYLKIKGLTEEYPTLTTFFEGEIISKKHPFLTRKWDADEDVDRKHWGKFQAFYQYAKTFNSDDFDYEDLKNGDYVFMRWKEQFLVPDHTIKDISGASFAGFYYICFQKSAASIEGYYYHRSSEWYQSLNLTHVPEHSAPIYEFR; encoded by the exons ATGCCGGTTCGCAGCGAGAGGCGCCGCgctggaggggcagggagcTCGTCTTCCTCCCCCGCCACCGGAGCGGCCGCCAGCAGCCTGGTGCCGCCGCCCCCCATCAACACGGCGCAACCCGGAGTGGCGACTTCGCTGCTTTACAGCGGGGCCAAATTCCGCGGGCAGCAGCGCAGCAAAGGCAACGCCTATGAGGTGGAGGTCGTCATGCAG CATGTGGATATGGAAAACTCCTATCTCTGTGGATACTTGAAGATTAAAGGCCTTACAGAG gAGTACCCAACCCTCACCACGTTCTTCGAAGGCGAGATAATCAGTAAGAAACACCCGTTCCTAACGCGCAAGTGGGACGCCGACGAGGACGTGGATCGTAAACACTGG ggaAAGTTCCAGGCTTTTTACCAGTATGCAAAAACATTTAACTCTGATGACTTTGATTATGAAGATCTAAAAAATGGGGACTATGTCTTCATGAGATGGAAG GAGCAGTTCCTAGTCCCAGATCACACCATCAAGGACATCAGTGGTGCTTCCTTTGCTGGTTTCTATTACATCTGCTTCCAGAAGTCAGCAGCATCTATAGAGGGCTATTACTACCATAGGAGTTCAGAATG GTATCAGTCATTGAATTTAACGCACGTTCCCGAGCACAGTGCTCCTATCTACGAGTTCCGATGA